The following coding sequences lie in one Zingiber officinale cultivar Zhangliang chromosome 2B, Zo_v1.1, whole genome shotgun sequence genomic window:
- the LOC122048944 gene encoding UDP-glycosyltransferase 88B1-like yields the protein MAGSKKEMVVLYPSPGMGHLVSMVELGRLFLQRGLAVTIVTVDPPYNTGSTASFIARASAANPGIAFHRLPAVELPPNPSSHHHEALAFDLIRRSNTNLLAFLRSLSPAPSALVLDFFCLFALDAAAPLHLPCFLFFTSGSAVLSVFLHLPSLDVACAPSSFRDLDDKPLSIPGVPPLPADHMGISMLDRDDDAYRGFVYISDRAPDVKGIFVNTFRELEPRALEAISAGLCVTDGRSTPPVYPIGPLITERKTDGGGECLAWLDALPDASVVFLCFGSIGVFEAEQLREIAIGLDRSGHRFLWVVRSPPSHDPSKRFEAPPEPDLDALLPEGFLERTRARGLVVKGWAPQSEVLRHAAVGGFVTHCGWNSVLEATVAGVPMLAWPLYAEQWMNKVFLVEEMQAAAAVEGYAGLVTAEEIETKVRWLMESEGGRRLRDRAADMKERAAAAVGEGGSSRVALQELVAQLKRGDENGE from the coding sequence ATGGCCGGGAGTAAGAAGGAGATGGTGGTGCTGTACCCGTCGCCGGGGATGGGCCACCTGGTCTCTATGGTGGAGCTCGGCCGCCTCTTCCTCCAACGTGGCCTCGCCGTGACCATCGTCACCGTCGACCCACCCTACAACACTGGCTCCACCGCCTCCTTCATCGCCCGCGCCTCCGCCGCCAACCCCGGCATAGCCTTCCACCGCCTCCCCGCCGTCGAACTGCCCCCCAACCCCTCCTCCCACCACCACGAGGCCCTCGCCTTCGACCTCATCCGCCGCTCCAACACCAACCTCCTCGCCTTCCTCCGCTCCCTCTCCCCTGCCCCCAGTGCCCTCGTCCTCGACTTCTTCTGCCTCTTCGCTCTCGACGCCGCCGCCCCCCTCCACCTCCCTTGCTTCCTGTTCTTCACATCTGGATCCGCCGTCCTCTCCGTGTTCCTCCACCTCCCCTCTCTAGACGTCGCATGCGCCCCCAGTAGCTTCCGCGACCTCGACGACAAGCCACTTTCCATCCCCGGCGTCCCCCCGCTCCCCGCCGACCACATGGGCATCTCCATGCTCGACCGCGACGACGACGCCTACAGAGGCTTCGTCTACATCTCCGATCGCGCACCTGATGTCAAAGGCATCTTCGTCAACACCTTCCGGGAACTCGAGCCGCGCGCGCTCGAGGCCATCTCCGCCGGTCTCTGCGTCACTGACGGCCGATCCACGCCGCCGGTGTACCCCATCGGCCCTTTGATCACCGAGAGGAAGACGGACGGCGGAGGCGAGTGCTTAGCGTGGCTCGACGCCCTCCCGGACGCCAGCGTCGTCTTCCTCTGTTTCGGCAGCATCGGAGTGTTCGAAGCGGAGCAGTTGAGGGAGATCGCGATAGGACTTGACCGGAGCGGGCACCGGTTCCTGTGGGTGGTCCGGAGCCCGCCGAGCCATGACCCGTCCAAACGGTTCGAAGCGCCGCCCGAGCCCGACCTGGACGCTCTGCTTCCCGAGGGTTTCCTGGAGCGGACGCGCGCGCGGGGGCTGGTGGTGAAGGGGTGGGCGCCGCAGTCGGAGGTGCTCCGCCACGCGGCGGTGGGAGGGTTCGTGACCCACTGCGGGTGGAACTCGGTGCTGGAGGCGACGGTAGCGGGCGTGCCCATGCTTGCGTGGCCGCTCTACGCGGAGCAAtggatgaacaaggtgttcctgGTGGAGGAGAtgcaggcggcggcggcggtggagGGGTACGCGGGGCTGGTGACTGCGGAGGAGATCGAGACGAAGGTGCGGTGGTTAATGGAGTCTGAGGGAGGGAGGAGGCTGAGGGATCGTGCGGCGGACATGAAGGAGAGGGCAGCGGCTGCGGTCGGAGAAGGGGGGTCGTCGCGGGTGGCGCTCCAGGAGCTGGTGGCGCAGCTGAAACGCGGCGACGAGAACGGAGAGTGA